A single genomic interval of Alteromonas sp. CI.11.F.A3 harbors:
- the ribA gene encoding GTP cyclohydrolase II → MSSKQPKYEYVSSAKLPTRHGNFKIHGFVETSGQEHVALSYGEWKENDVVPIRIHSECLTGDALFSTRCDCGFQLEKAMQNIAENGFGVLLYLRQEGRGIGLLNKIRAYNLQDSGMDTVEANEHLGFDADLRSYDICKLMLDTLAVHRVELMTNNPKKLAALKSLGIDVVARKPIDHGITEDNKNYIKTKTEKLGHAFDPHSFK, encoded by the coding sequence ATGAGCAGCAAACAACCTAAATACGAATATGTCAGTTCCGCAAAATTACCTACTCGTCATGGTAATTTTAAAATCCATGGTTTCGTTGAAACCAGTGGACAGGAGCACGTGGCGCTTTCCTATGGTGAATGGAAAGAAAACGATGTGGTACCCATCCGCATTCATTCTGAATGTCTAACGGGAGATGCCCTTTTCAGCACCCGTTGCGATTGTGGTTTTCAGTTAGAAAAAGCCATGCAGAACATTGCCGAAAATGGTTTTGGCGTTTTACTTTATCTTCGTCAGGAAGGTCGAGGTATTGGGTTACTGAATAAAATTCGCGCTTATAATTTACAAGATAGCGGCATGGATACGGTTGAAGCCAATGAACATCTAGGTTTTGATGCCGACTTACGTAGCTATGATATTTGTAAGCTAATGCTCGATACCTTAGCTGTGCATCGCGTTGAGTTGATGACCAATAATCCTAAGAAGCTAGCGGCATTAAAATCGTTAGGCATTGATGTAGTGGCACGTAAGCCTATCGATCACGGTATTACGGAAGACAATAAGAACTACATCAAAACCAAGACTGAAAAGCTTGGTCACGCATTCGACCCCCACTCTTTCAAATAA
- a CDS encoding DUF3300 domain-containing protein, producing MRKLTLALLVAMGTLSTSFPMLASATVEPETSVDNYQYSDAELDSLLAPIALYPDTLLTHIMIAATYPLDVVAADRWRQSNLHLTPEQIEQALDPVTWDPSVKALAAFTDILHTMAEDLNWLQALGDNVLISEARVLDRVQLLRQHALNTGNLQSNDYLEVEREIEQERSVIVIAPRHRDVVYVPYYDPLIVFGLWSHAIAPVHWHHRVSYRHRGNFFWAPQVRLSSFFYFGGIRWSNRHVVIHREPVRHYYRGTPNKRVYSKGYQRWQHNADHRRARYSNRVVHSAPKRYSATRSVKVRSHERGNTRVINAKSSRHTQTSVSQNNHRNIQHNNQLKGQTSRNVNVANKQLKTPRTVTPRHSTTTRTVTTTKTVKRESNKASGQKYQQGASTHVKRTQTSAKNTQARDTRTASNRPSMSQQRTTRNVDRSASRDRSVSRERSVSRQSNVNRNRSGQSKSHSQK from the coding sequence ATGAGAAAACTGACTTTAGCTTTACTCGTAGCCATGGGAACTCTATCAACATCATTCCCCATGCTCGCATCGGCAACGGTTGAGCCAGAAACTAGTGTAGATAACTACCAGTATTCAGACGCTGAGCTAGATAGCCTACTTGCGCCCATTGCGCTCTACCCTGACACCTTGCTTACTCATATTATGATTGCGGCCACCTACCCTCTTGACGTAGTGGCAGCAGACAGATGGCGTCAAAGCAATTTGCACCTTACCCCTGAACAAATAGAGCAAGCGCTAGATCCGGTTACTTGGGATCCGAGTGTAAAAGCCTTGGCTGCATTTACCGATATTCTGCACACCATGGCCGAAGATCTAAACTGGTTACAAGCGCTTGGTGATAACGTGCTAATTAGTGAAGCCCGTGTACTGGATAGAGTACAGTTGCTTCGCCAACACGCCCTTAACACCGGTAACTTACAATCGAATGATTACCTTGAAGTAGAGCGTGAGATAGAACAAGAACGTAGCGTGATTGTTATCGCACCTCGCCATAGAGATGTGGTTTACGTGCCTTACTACGACCCGCTTATTGTATTTGGGCTTTGGTCTCATGCCATAGCGCCTGTGCACTGGCATCATAGGGTCAGCTACCGTCATCGCGGGAATTTTTTCTGGGCACCGCAGGTTAGGCTTTCAAGTTTCTTCTATTTTGGCGGTATTCGTTGGAGCAATCGACATGTAGTGATCCACAGAGAGCCAGTGCGTCACTATTACAGAGGCACCCCAAATAAACGCGTTTATAGCAAAGGTTATCAGCGCTGGCAGCATAATGCTGACCACCGTAGAGCTCGCTATTCTAACCGCGTGGTACATAGTGCGCCTAAACGATATAGCGCCACTCGCTCAGTGAAAGTAAGAAGCCACGAGCGTGGTAACACTAGGGTTATCAACGCTAAGTCTTCAAGGCACACGCAGACAAGCGTCTCTCAAAATAATCATCGAAACATACAACACAATAACCAACTTAAAGGACAAACTTCGCGCAATGTAAATGTGGCAAACAAGCAGTTAAAAACACCACGAACGGTGACTCCTAGACATAGCACTACGACGCGAACAGTCACGACCACTAAAACCGTGAAGCGTGAGAGTAATAAGGCTTCAGGGCAGAAGTACCAGCAAGGCGCTTCTACCCATGTAAAGCGGACGCAAACTAGCGCTAAAAACACGCAAGCTAGGGATACTCGTACAGCGTCTAACCGTCCGTCAATGTCGCAACAACGTACTACACGGAATGTTGATCGCAGCGCGAGTCGCGACAGAAGTGTAAGCCGTGAAAGGAGCGTAAGCAGGCAAAGCAACGTTAACCGTAACAGAAGCGGGCAAAGTAAATCTCATTCACAGAAGTAG
- a CDS encoding zinc transporter ZntB, with protein sequence MHAATPPQALLWAYLLSPNGDVTTIEAKAIPDALAQCASSDNYLWLHVQSDAEDAGALLHSSGLHQTVIDSLLALETRPRAMTLHQGTLVYLRGINKNPDADPEDMVSLRTWYNSRIIVSARRKNRRLASIQNLRDEIASKQVPINPPALLLNMITKVADTILDTVDEMDESLVGFETREQLRKEDRQNLSIIRRQAASIRRYLAPQRDALDALHRLPDTLSQNQSFELREQTDRMSRYVEDMDLLRERAIVLQDELRNRIAEQQGVRMYVLSMVTAIFLPLSFLTGVFGMNVGGLPGTESANAFLYLILGMGALSLCMLVAMLWKRWL encoded by the coding sequence ATGCACGCAGCCACACCTCCTCAAGCCTTGTTATGGGCTTATTTACTATCTCCCAATGGTGACGTTACAACCATTGAAGCGAAGGCTATTCCCGACGCCTTAGCACAGTGTGCATCCAGCGATAATTACCTTTGGCTGCATGTACAGTCAGATGCTGAAGACGCTGGCGCCTTGTTGCATTCTAGTGGCTTACATCAAACCGTGATAGACAGCTTACTTGCGTTAGAAACAAGACCAAGAGCCATGACGCTGCATCAAGGTACCTTAGTGTATTTGCGAGGCATCAATAAAAACCCTGATGCCGACCCAGAAGATATGGTGTCGCTACGTACATGGTACAACAGCCGCATTATCGTAAGTGCTCGACGTAAAAACAGACGATTAGCCTCCATTCAAAATCTTCGCGATGAAATAGCCTCTAAACAGGTGCCAATAAACCCACCCGCCCTTCTGCTTAACATGATCACAAAAGTTGCTGATACCATTTTAGACACCGTTGATGAAATGGACGAGAGCTTAGTAGGATTTGAAACCCGCGAACAACTGCGAAAGGAAGATAGGCAAAATCTATCTATCATAAGACGCCAAGCTGCATCTATCAGGCGCTACCTTGCGCCACAGCGAGATGCGTTAGATGCCCTACACCGCTTACCTGATACCCTGTCTCAAAACCAAAGCTTTGAACTGCGAGAGCAGACCGACCGCATGAGTCGGTATGTAGAAGATATGGATTTGTTACGTGAAAGGGCAATTGTGCTTCAAGACGAATTACGAAACCGAATAGCAGAGCAACAAGGCGTGCGTATGTACGTATTATCGATGGTAACGGCGATTTTCTTGCCCTTGTCGTTTTTAACGGGAGTGTTTGGCATGAACGTTGGCGGATTACCTGGCACAGAATCTGCCAATGCTTTTCTATATTTAATCCTTGGAATGGGTGCACTAAGTCTCTGCATGTTGGTCGCAATGCTATGGAAGCGATGGCTTTAA
- a CDS encoding methyl-accepting chemotaxis protein — translation MQYPWIQEGHKIFRVVILIQLVISFIIGFVTGDIITAVVLGIPIAALPLYFSFQQPQSVISRHAVAIGIQLLTALHIHQTFGLIEMHFEIFVTLAFLSYFRDWKVIATATAVVAVHHISFYILATQGAPVFIFQEGDLTFPILLMHAAFALAEGGLLMYMAKQAHQEGAGAAELRIAIENMQRTEGQIDLSVSFERENEILRPFGELIDQVKDLVALASSLMNEVVKGCEKMETAASNMFEISRNTDQEIAMVSASSEEIAQTMQMSAEQTTRASDKASAAEASSGSTRDSIVTTSRTIDSLRSTLNNAAKTNTALNEQCSHISEAMRAITSVAEQTNLLALNAAIESARAGEHGRGFAVVADEVRTLAIRSKESADQITSVTEQLVSQTASSVDQMQTCIQLVDEAVLSADTATQAMSEITTQIQFASESMTEIATSAVEQETASASIAESTARLSELTSEELATAESLSAEVEILSQISQQMRGAIGRFKL, via the coding sequence ATGCAGTACCCTTGGATACAAGAAGGACACAAGATCTTTCGAGTAGTTATACTTATTCAATTAGTCATTTCTTTTATCATAGGCTTTGTGACAGGCGATATCATCACAGCCGTGGTGCTTGGCATTCCTATCGCTGCTCTGCCTCTATACTTCAGCTTTCAGCAGCCTCAGTCAGTTATCAGCCGTCATGCAGTAGCCATTGGCATACAATTACTCACAGCGCTGCATATTCATCAAACCTTCGGGCTTATTGAAATGCACTTTGAAATATTCGTGACATTGGCGTTTCTTTCTTATTTCAGAGACTGGAAGGTAATTGCGACAGCCACTGCCGTGGTTGCGGTACACCACATCAGCTTTTATATTCTGGCTACGCAAGGTGCTCCTGTATTTATCTTCCAAGAGGGAGATCTAACGTTCCCTATTTTATTAATGCACGCGGCTTTTGCATTAGCGGAAGGCGGCCTTTTGATGTACATGGCCAAACAAGCCCATCAAGAAGGGGCTGGCGCCGCAGAATTACGTATTGCTATAGAAAATATGCAGAGAACTGAAGGGCAAATAGATTTATCAGTATCCTTCGAGCGAGAAAACGAGATACTTCGTCCATTTGGCGAACTTATTGACCAGGTTAAAGACTTAGTTGCTTTAGCGTCTTCATTAATGAATGAGGTCGTTAAAGGTTGTGAAAAAATGGAAACTGCGGCGAGCAATATGTTCGAAATTAGCCGTAATACCGACCAAGAAATTGCCATGGTGTCAGCTTCGTCTGAAGAAATTGCGCAAACCATGCAGATGTCTGCCGAACAGACAACACGAGCTAGCGACAAAGCGTCTGCGGCAGAGGCCTCTTCAGGTTCAACTCGCGACTCTATTGTCACCACCAGCAGAACCATAGATTCGCTGCGTAGCACGCTAAATAACGCTGCAAAAACTAACACTGCACTTAACGAACAATGTTCGCACATTTCAGAAGCCATGCGCGCCATTACTTCAGTGGCAGAGCAGACTAACCTGTTGGCGCTTAACGCGGCTATCGAATCGGCCCGTGCTGGTGAGCACGGTAGAGGGTTTGCTGTGGTTGCCGATGAAGTACGTACCTTGGCTATTCGTTCAAAAGAAAGTGCTGACCAAATTACCTCGGTTACCGAGCAGTTAGTAAGTCAAACGGCAAGTTCGGTCGACCAAATGCAAACCTGTATTCAGCTTGTTGATGAAGCGGTACTATCGGCTGATACTGCCACCCAGGCAATGTCTGAAATCACGACGCAAATTCAGTTTGCCAGTGAGAGCATGACAGAAATTGCGACCTCTGCCGTTGAGCAAGAAACTGCATCGGCTTCCATCGCAGAAAGTACAGCACGATTAAGTGAACTGACTTCTGAAGAGCTAGCTACGGCGGAATCGTTATCAGCAGAAGTGGAAATTTTGTCTCAAATTTCACAACAAATGCGCGGTGCTATAGGTCGCTTTAAGCTGTAA
- a CDS encoding DUF6436 domain-containing protein — translation MSKKGSWTLLLVWAISLLSAVLFYSQRQISEFDPKGTLLHQSTSVTFDASLITLLKNYDVPAGSIVHVGTQENCYCDTLTDPHQTQLINKLGQLDYSGFRLDIENVPELAAILPSVPALMVVDTQYNLRYLGPYATGYGCFTGKNLVDEISGYASNSSYINAVVKTEADGCFCNSHR, via the coding sequence ATGTCGAAAAAGGGAAGTTGGACGCTGCTGCTTGTATGGGCAATCAGCTTACTAAGTGCTGTTTTGTTTTATAGCCAGCGTCAGATTTCTGAGTTCGATCCTAAAGGCACTTTACTGCATCAATCAACAAGCGTCACCTTTGACGCTTCTTTGATAACGCTGCTTAAAAACTATGATGTGCCTGCTGGCAGTATTGTTCATGTGGGTACGCAGGAAAATTGTTACTGCGACACCCTTACCGATCCCCATCAAACTCAGCTGATTAACAAACTAGGTCAATTAGACTACAGCGGTTTTAGGCTAGACATTGAAAATGTGCCAGAACTCGCCGCTATATTGCCTTCTGTACCTGCACTTATGGTTGTGGACACCCAATATAACCTTCGCTACTTGGGCCCTTATGCAACAGGCTATGGCTGCTTCACCGGCAAAAATTTAGTGGACGAAATTAGTGGGTATGCATCAAATTCGTCTTACATAAATGCTGTGGTAAAAACCGAAGCCGATGGGTGTTTTTGCAACTCGCACCGTTAG
- a CDS encoding histone deacetylase family protein — MTIRIYRTKHGIKHDLGPEHPESPDRLYAIDDQLLASGLEMVCEHADAKPIAEAYLTLAHSPEYVKSVFSRAQHLSAATKAHPDVNHNDSNPVTWLDDDTGLMEYTLPAALESAGAGCNAVDWAMQGDDRQAFCLARPPGHHATYDGSMGFCLFNNVAIAARYALQNYQLSRVAIIDFDVHHGNGTENIIAGDQRIMMCSSFQHPFYPHSGAPVSASNILSVPIEAGSTGEVFREKISHWFNALENFQPELIFISAGFDGHAEDPMAHLRLTEDDYFWVSQRIRRVADICCNGRIVSTLEGGYDLSALGRSVVAHLKGLAHP, encoded by the coding sequence ATGACCATTCGAATTTATCGCACAAAACATGGTATTAAGCACGACTTAGGGCCAGAGCATCCTGAGTCGCCTGATAGATTGTATGCAATAGACGACCAGCTATTAGCGTCAGGTTTAGAAATGGTGTGTGAACACGCTGATGCAAAGCCTATTGCTGAAGCGTATCTCACCTTGGCACATAGTCCAGAGTATGTGAAAAGTGTGTTTTCCCGTGCACAACACTTGTCAGCAGCCACAAAGGCACATCCCGATGTAAATCATAACGACAGTAACCCAGTTACTTGGCTAGATGATGATACTGGGTTGATGGAATACACCCTGCCTGCCGCTTTGGAATCGGCAGGGGCGGGTTGCAATGCAGTAGACTGGGCTATGCAGGGTGATGATAGACAGGCATTCTGTTTGGCTCGTCCGCCAGGGCATCACGCTACCTACGACGGTTCAATGGGGTTTTGTCTGTTTAATAACGTGGCTATTGCTGCTCGCTATGCCTTACAAAACTATCAACTCTCTCGCGTCGCTATTATCGATTTCGATGTGCATCACGGCAATGGTACTGAAAATATTATTGCAGGGGATCAGCGCATTATGATGTGCTCTAGCTTTCAACATCCGTTTTATCCTCATAGCGGTGCGCCTGTGTCAGCAAGTAATATTTTATCTGTGCCAATTGAAGCGGGTTCTACCGGCGAGGTGTTTCGAGAAAAAATCTCCCATTGGTTTAATGCACTAGAGAACTTTCAGCCCGAGCTTATCTTTATATCGGCAGGGTTTGATGGCCATGCTGAAGACCCTATGGCGCACCTTCGCCTTACCGAAGATGACTATTTTTGGGTAAGCCAGCGAATCAGGCGTGTTGCTGATATATGCTGTAATGGCCGTATAGTGAGCACGCTTGAGGGCGGGTACGATTTAAGTGCGCTGGGGCGCAGTGTGGTAGCACATTTAAAAGGGCTAGCTCACCCCTAA
- a CDS encoding GNAT family N-acetyltransferase, which produces MAIGLPSEPDWKALIKSGCRLFVGGNASVPYALIEHLIEHSDGFSDIELVHMLALGDTRWVKEEYKNLFKANTFFIGGEAMRQAVDEGRADYTPVFLSEISSLFSDGTLSLDAALVNVSPPDEFGYCSLGAAVDIAMSAVRQSKYVIAQINPQVPRTAGHSYIHVSEITACIEANEPLVEVMPPPIDSVAERIGQYVSMLVDDGATLQFGIGKIPSATLKYLCHHKDLGIHSEMLTDSIIELLASGAVTNKKKTFHPGKVVTSFAIGTRKLYDLIDNNPHIEFYPSSYVNKPTNVAKNDNMVAINSALEVDLTGQVVADSLGYDFYSGIGGQVDFVTGASISKGGKAIIALPSTAKNETVSRITPRIAEGAGVVTSRGNVQYVVTEYGIASLKGKSIRERALELIRVAHPKFRSQLLEEVRQHYWVPHYQEKYPTDIPELGAIQLKRLNIQGEKFYMRPLNPADERRLQEFFYSHTKETLRLRYNYDPKQMSREKSCNLVSVDQTSDVALCIVRQEGSRITIHAVGRFYYNAVNNSCEVAFVTRETQQGKGMASRLLNELIRIAKAREINQMVAYVRGENTPMITIFEQMQFKRLFTDDPSDVELVLNVSELP; this is translated from the coding sequence ATGGCAATAGGTTTACCGTCTGAACCAGATTGGAAAGCGCTGATAAAATCGGGCTGTCGATTATTTGTGGGTGGCAACGCATCAGTACCATATGCACTAATTGAACATTTAATCGAGCACAGCGATGGCTTTAGTGATATTGAGTTAGTACACATGCTTGCACTCGGCGATACTCGCTGGGTAAAAGAAGAGTACAAAAATCTTTTTAAAGCCAATACCTTCTTTATTGGTGGTGAGGCGATGCGACAAGCCGTAGATGAAGGCAGAGCCGACTACACCCCCGTATTCCTGTCTGAAATTTCAAGTTTGTTTAGTGATGGCACGCTGTCTTTAGATGCCGCACTCGTTAATGTTAGTCCCCCTGATGAATTCGGCTATTGCTCATTAGGAGCGGCGGTTGATATTGCCATGTCGGCAGTGCGCCAAAGCAAATACGTGATTGCTCAAATAAACCCACAAGTTCCCCGAACCGCCGGCCATTCCTATATTCACGTAAGCGAAATTACTGCATGTATTGAAGCAAACGAGCCCTTAGTTGAAGTTATGCCTCCGCCTATTGATAGTGTGGCAGAACGTATCGGGCAGTACGTTTCAATGTTGGTTGATGATGGTGCTACTCTGCAATTCGGTATTGGTAAAATTCCAAGTGCCACGCTTAAGTACCTTTGTCATCACAAAGATTTGGGTATTCACAGCGAGATGCTTACCGACAGTATTATCGAGTTGTTAGCATCTGGTGCAGTGACGAATAAGAAAAAAACCTTTCACCCTGGCAAGGTAGTAACCAGTTTCGCTATTGGTACCCGAAAGCTCTACGATTTAATCGACAACAACCCACATATTGAATTTTACCCTAGCAGTTATGTGAACAAACCTACCAATGTTGCCAAAAACGACAATATGGTGGCGATAAATAGTGCCTTAGAAGTTGATTTAACGGGGCAGGTGGTTGCCGACTCATTGGGTTATGATTTTTATAGTGGCATTGGCGGTCAGGTCGATTTTGTCACCGGTGCATCTATTAGCAAAGGGGGCAAAGCTATTATTGCACTGCCATCCACGGCTAAAAATGAAACTGTATCTCGCATTACCCCTCGTATTGCCGAAGGGGCTGGTGTAGTGACCTCGCGAGGAAATGTACAATATGTTGTTACTGAGTACGGTATTGCATCTCTTAAAGGGAAAAGCATTCGCGAACGAGCGCTAGAGTTAATACGTGTGGCGCACCCTAAGTTCAGATCTCAGCTATTAGAAGAAGTCAGACAGCATTATTGGGTGCCGCATTATCAAGAAAAGTACCCCACTGATATTCCAGAGTTGGGAGCAATTCAGCTTAAACGGCTGAATATTCAGGGCGAGAAGTTTTATATGCGCCCGCTGAATCCCGCTGACGAACGCCGCCTTCAAGAGTTCTTTTATTCGCACACCAAAGAAACCTTGCGACTTCGCTACAACTACGACCCCAAACAAATGTCGAGAGAGAAGTCGTGTAATTTGGTGAGTGTAGATCAAACCTCTGATGTGGCGCTGTGTATCGTGCGCCAAGAAGGGTCTCGAATTACTATTCATGCTGTCGGACGCTTTTACTACAACGCTGTTAATAACTCCTGTGAGGTAGCATTTGTTACCCGAGAAACACAGCAAGGTAAAGGCATGGCAAGTAGGCTATTGAACGAGCTTATTCGTATAGCGAAAGCCCGTGAAATAAATCAGATGGTAGCCTATGTTAGGGGAGAAAATACCCCTATGATCACAATCTTTGAACAAATGCAGTTTAAGCGGCTTTTTACCGATGACCCCAGTGACGTTGAATTAGTTTTAAACGTGAGTGAGTTACCATGA
- a CDS encoding alpha/beta hydrolase — protein MTTVIFSHGKESGPWGSKITTLSNVASDVGFNVISVDYQDLPSPEDRITRLVDTVQEQGDEVILVGSSMGGYVSLVAAERVSARGLFLLAPALYMPNYEVQEYNYTGKTSVIHGWNDDVIPVAHSIDYAKLRNSQLLLLEDGHRLSNSMFAISPFFRNWLHPFTLN, from the coding sequence ATGACTACTGTCATTTTTTCTCATGGAAAAGAAAGTGGCCCTTGGGGCAGTAAGATCACTACATTGTCTAACGTGGCTAGCGATGTTGGCTTTAATGTTATTAGTGTGGATTACCAAGATTTACCGTCGCCCGAAGACCGTATTACCCGATTGGTAGATACGGTACAAGAGCAAGGCGACGAAGTTATTTTAGTAGGTTCTAGTATGGGCGGTTACGTGTCTTTGGTGGCGGCTGAGCGAGTGTCTGCAAGGGGACTGTTCTTATTAGCGCCAGCGCTGTATATGCCAAACTATGAAGTGCAAGAGTACAACTACACCGGTAAAACCAGTGTTATCCACGGCTGGAATGATGATGTCATTCCCGTTGCCCATAGTATTGATTACGCGAAGCTGCGTAATTCCCAACTGTTGCTGCTTGAAGATGGTCACAGACTGTCAAACAGCATGTTTGCCATATCGCCGTTCTTTCGCAATTGGCTGCATCCGTTTACACTGAACTAA